The following are encoded together in the Penicillium digitatum chromosome 3, complete sequence genome:
- a CDS encoding Monooxygenase, FAD-binding: MEFNTTSGGFQSRRSYPSLRHISLAPLNPRFPIDDDTDQTDYFNYRDDETAASGTRTPPASSYLASVSVPSTPPILAHSRSNSRSRHTRSKSSTRTGLSSDTNLHNRDLGHTLHHISTPHRKQSGISQLQGRRPLPDTTPKSKSDAEWVFRAGIALASSTREEKGQSWLSKRETSTSLVPDSPFNETSTNRHHHRTKSGASSRISRSGASTPGTGALSRSGSRRSSRRGSRVHLTMTALPAASSTSSTPAERVSVRSGMDTGTATRTASSEARGRSPLVPDFVDARIRAEMASLQHRSPDEDSVYWDRARSDEEEALSECSFDSDETPDDFDEADLQQLTREHGFGLGSWIDRLVAWTLFGIDEWPAGVPAATAASHIGTADTTTTTVTFEESDLVDGRADDTISLGSVGDGYLSDGESSIGISDPIEKPGSQGGWEDAWWLFRLMKRVVL; this comes from the exons ATGGAG TTCAACACCACCTCTGGGGGCTTCCAGTCCCGTCGCTCATACCCATCCCTCCGCCACATCTCTCTAGCACCCCTAAACCCACGATTTCCCATTGACGATGACACCGATCAAACTGATTACTTCAACTACCGCGACGATGAAACTGCAGCTAGTGGCACCCGCACACCCCCAGCATCATCCTATTTAGCCAGCGTCTCAGTCCCAAGCACGCCGCCGATCCTTGCCCACTCACGTAGCAACTCGCGAAGCCGCCACACGCGCAGCAAAAGCTCTACAAGGACAGGTCTATCAAGCGATACAAACCTGCACAACCGGGACTTAGGCCATACCCTCCACCACATCTCAACTCCGCACAGGAAACAGTCTGGCATCTCACAATTGCAAGGACGACGCCCCCTTCCAGACACCACGCCGAAATCCAAATCCGACGCAGAGTGGGTGTTCCGTGCAGGCATCGCACTAGCGTCATCAACCCGCGAAGAAAAAGGCCAAAGCTGGCTCTCCAAGCGGGAGACCTCAACAAGCCTCGTGCCGGATTCTCCCTTCAACGAAACATCAACTAAccgccaccaccaccgcaCCAAATCAGGCGCCTCGTCACGCATTTCCCGCTCTGGAGCTTCAACACCAGGAACAGGCGCCCTCTCTCGTTCCGGTAGCAGACGCAGCAGCCGACGGGGCAGCAGAGTCCATCTAACCATGACCGCGCTCCCAGCTGCATCATCTACATCCTCGACGCCAGCAGAGAGGGTATCCGTACGCTCTGGCATGGATACAGGCACCGCGACACGCACCGCGAGTTCCGAAGCGCGCGGTCGTAGTCCTCTAGTGCCAGACTTCGTAGATGCGCGCATCCGCGCCGAGATGGCGTCTCTACAGCATCGATCTCCGGATGAAGACTCTGTGTACTGGGATAGGGCGCGCtcggatgaagaagaggctTTGTCTGAGTGCTCATTCGACTCTGACGAGACGCCGGATGACTTTGATGAAGCGGATCTGCAGCAACTGACGCGTGAGCACGGGTTCGGGCTCGGCTCTTGGATTGACCGGTTGGTTGCGTGGACGCTTTTCGGGATTGATGAGTGGCCTGCGGGTGTTCCGGCTGCGACGGCTGCTTCGCATATTGGCACGGCGGAtactactactactactGTTACATTCGAGGAATCTGACTTGGTGGATGGGCGTGCTGATGATACAATTTCGCTTGGGTCGGTTGGGGATGGGTATTTGTCGGATGGTGAGAGTTCTATTGGCATTTCTGATCCTATTGAGAAGCCTGGGAGTCAGGGTGGGTGGGAGGATGCTTGGTGGTTGTTTCGTTTGATGAAGCGGGTGGTCTTATGA